Below is a window of Clupea harengus unplaced genomic scaffold, Ch_v2.0.2, whole genome shotgun sequence DNA.
aggcatAGGGGCCGCTGTCACTCACCGTCCTCGTCCAGCGACAGGTTGTTGAACTTAAAGCCACTGGGCTCCTTTCCCACATACCGGTGCACAACCTCAGAGCCTGCCTCGTGCACAGCGATGGCATACTCCAGCGGCTTCACGCACGACTGCAGGCAGAAGGGCATCTTAGTGTCGCCCACAGAGTgcctggacagacagacagatagacaagaGCACATCAGAGGGTGGACCACTGGCATCCCAGAATGCAATTGACTCAGAAACATGCCATCTGACCTACGCTCTTTTTGGGATCAGCATTGACCTGCTTCACATGGACTATAGTAGAACCTGACACATTGCATCTGTTGATATTGCAGAGGTATTGATATTCTCGTCATttacatgttgttgttgtgctttgTATTGTATAACCCaggtaaaaaaaagtacactgaagtatactTAATTAAAGTCTGAGCTACCCATTAGCCACTTTCTGTATCGGCCACTGGAACAATGATGAAATATTCCAAtccttataataataataataataataataattaatttaatttatagcgcactctatattcatctgaatctcagagtgcaacagtaaaaaacatagttaaaaaacaaaacatagttaaaacaacctataataaaaAGTAGTTAAAAGCATAGTTAAGAacataattgaaaaaaaaacatagttacaaacatagttaagaacataggtaaaaaacatagttaaaaaaaaacaaagtttaAAAACATAGTTTCAAAACATACTTATGGCCTAAGACTCATCATGTAGCCTAGACATATGTTGGTCATATTGCACTGGAGGTAAGCTTACGTCCTTTCTCCCCCCTGCCTGCCATTGCAAATAGGTAAGTTTGGTTTTGACTTCATAGTTCCAGCAATGTAAACCATCAACAGAAGATGGCAGCTGGTTTCCACCCAATACATTTGCATATGTTAAGGCGGTTCatgaaaatgtgttgtgttatgcAGATTTTAAAATGTACGCATTCCATCCAAAAATAACTTTCTGGCTACACCATTGGTATGAGGATgttaaaatatatttcataattaatgATATGCCAGTATTAAATCAATTTGATGCTTTGTTGGCAGAACGATCGCATTGCCAAAGAATACTAGGTTCGAAAATACAACGTTTGCCTGTTTTAATGTGAATTCTGATATAAACCATGCCCACTTGCTGTCAGTTTTGTTGGTTgaacaaatacagatacagataatgacatcTTTGTACACCTCTACTAAACAGTGTACTcatattaagtgcactgaagTACTACTGAGGTAGAAATGTTTCTGTAATAAGTTCATTTGTAATATCTTTTTGGCACTTGTATTTTGCACACAATAATGTGCTAGAAATGTACTTACTGACACATACTTCATTTTACCTGGGTacagtcatgctaataaagcccCTTTAAAATTGATTGGTTCTTGGTTCAAAAATACACATGACAAAATTGGTGCAAAGAGGTATCTGATTGATCAAGCTGCTCaataaatgatttcatctgaactAAACTACAACTATATATCTTTAAGTTATCACTAATGTGTGTCGTATGACTGGGGCCTGTATCAAAGATTCTGCAGATTCTCCATGAATGCCTGATATACTGCATTGCTCTCTTACCTTTGTCCATCCACAGTACACAGCGAAACACCCCAAAGCTCTGGATTGAACTTCGCCAAATGAGGAATATAGTCTGCAAccttaattcacacacacatgcaaaacacaaaaaattaGAGGTCAAGAAGTATGTAAAAAGCAACCTTAAGAACAAAACTGCTATGACATACAaactgcactaacacacactgactggaaGACTTACATGCCCTTTCTGCTCTGCATGGACCTTGGTGTAAATCTCGTTTATCTTGCTCACAAAAGCCTCAAACTCCGGGATTATGAACTTCTTCTGGAAGGCCTGGGACAACAGCATAATATTCCCACCAACACACCTATGAGGCAGTTAATTTGTCCATTATTTTCAGTGTGATTTCTCTGGTTGACAACCTGTacgcacaatcacacatttataaacaataAAGAAAGTTGTGGAAAGACTGTAGCGTTCTGAACAACCATCGCAATGTCAACAGCTTGACAAAGTCATGCCAGAAAAACACTCTGAGGAAAGGACACATCCAAGTTACAGTGTCGGGATGACATTCAGAGGGCAATGGCTTTGGACTGGGGATGCGGAGGACATTGGCTTTGGCCAGCGCTCTGCTGGGACAGTGTCTGGTTTGTCCAGAGAGCCACTGATCACCGTTACATCTGATTATGAGGTATGCAAGTTTGTTTTGAAGGGAAGGGTCTCTGGCCGCAGGGCTGGTTTGGGAGACAGTGGGAGGGGATAGTTAAAGGTTTGTGATTACAATGAAAGGAATTCACCCAGCTGCTTGGTTCTTTCCACCGCTAAGCCAAAcatgtgttggggggggggggggatggttgGGGGGGTAGAGCCTGTGAGACAGGCCGACAGAAGTGGGCTTCTGCAGTCTCATCGCAGTTTAACAAATAAACTTTAAAAAGACACAATGTCAATATATGTGTATCCtaggaaaacaaaacattttctgtgttttctttttattttatagGACCATATTACCAACTGTCATTATCTCAAGCTGTAACATCGCTGCCATCCTGACATAGATAGACGGGGAAAGCCGTCTCTGTGGTTAACCACAGCGTAACCGCACAAAGTCTGGACACGTCTCACTGCAAGTGGACACTGGCCTGACCTTAAGGTTCAGACATATGAAGAACCGGTCTGTATTTGCGAGTGAGAGGAAAATCTTGTCGAGGGAGGTATAAATAGCCTGTTTGGCATGGGACGCCACTGATtacagagtgtttgtgtgtgtaatatgaggaACTCAGcccatgctgctgtgtgtcATGGGTAGTCGAGAGACacaggaggaaaagagggggacTCACTTTCTAAAGAGCTCTTTGTCCATCATGACTTCAGTGATCGAGTCGCGTACGGTCAGGTGGAGCTTCTCCATGCAGTCCTTCAGGCGGGGGTCTGTGATCAGAAGGCCCGTGCTCCTCAGAGCCTGGGGGTTTGGAATGGAGAGATCAGACGACAGGAAGGAAGGAGCCTTTATTTAACAAATTGCACTGGAGAAAGACAcctttgtttatatttatagttgtgaggaaaaaaatacaacatgCCGGCACACTGATTGTCAGCCACAGggctaaaaaaagaaatatagtCAGCAGGGGAGCGATTGGATTGTTTACATTCGCAGGCACTTCGTTTACATTCGCAGGCACTTCACTGGTCAGTGGCACATACAGTAACCTTTCCTCAGGGATTATCATTATTGATGTTTGGTACTAGGATCCCTGAAACTACCATCGTTCACACATCTGCACATAAACAATGTACTCATGCAGTTCAACTATGAAGCAAGGAGCTAAAAACATCATGATCAAAGGTTTAATAGCCAGGGAGCCCACATAGTGATAAAATATGAACTTCCACTGTAATGTACAgtcagttgctttggataaatgcTGAATGAACAAACTTGAACTATGAGCGTTGATTCAACAGTATATTGATCGTGACACACTGATAGTGATTTTCATGTTAATGGATCTATAATTTCTGTTTAAACAAAGCCTATGTATGCTTCCTGTATTACACTCTTCTGTATTTCAATTTCAAGGCAGTAATTACTTTATTGatttaataaaataaagcaCCTGTTACTGACAGAATTAATACACCAAGCTGCATCACTTGttccaataaaataaaatcctaATAAACCAAAATCCAACCAAATGAAAAGGAATAACAACAAAAGTAAACAACAGGATAACACAATAACAGGATAAAGAAGTAGCCTAACCCTACGCACTATATAACAACGGGGGAACAACTAATATGAACCACTGAAAACGGCTAAAGGGGATTAATGTTCTCTGTTAATCTCAGTTTGATTTGTCTGATAATCAGATTTACGCATACTCACGGAGATGAACTGAGAAATAGagattttctcctctccctgtgtgattgtgtagaAAAGCATGTCTTCCAGTGCCGAGAAAAGACCCGTTCTTTTTTCATTATGAATATGCCTGTCGGAAAAAGTTATAATTCCTACTGTGTCACAAATCTGGAACTGATAACAAATCAGTTAAATATAATAATTGGTCGACAAAACTATGTACTGTGCTGAAGATGAAAACATTGATTTCAACAACCGACATACTGTCCACTCACATTTCGGAGAATCCGTTACCATAGTGCTTCCTCCTGTAAGAGGTTCCACTGTACCTTCGTTTGTTCATATTTTTCCGAAATCTAGAGACGGACGCTCTTGTCACATCTTTCACGAAGTATTCCGCAACTCCTGCGTTACCTACacgcaaaagttttaggcaaaACATGTTTGAATGCGTGAGCGAAAAGTTCTAGAGAGACGTTCGCTGGCTTACCGGAGCTCTTCAGCCGTGAGCGAGTATTTTGTGGTGCCAAAGTGAGAGGCCCTGAGCATGATCAAGTGACGACCAGCAGACTAAACTCTATCGACAGCTGGACGGTGACTTAAAACTGCAGTTACCTGAAGTGGCCAATCACACAGAGAATGGGGTGACAGCGCAGCTGTCTTTGTGCTACTAGATACATCGACTTGATGTGTTTTGAAAAGAGGTTGTCTATTTAACAGAAATTAAAATTTGTAACTGTAGAATTTAAGAGAGTAGCAATTATCACATACTAATACTACAGCATGCAGTCCAATAACCCTTTGGATTTCCCTTACTTTCTCAACAGTAGCCTGTTATTTCTCCATAAAATGATATCTTATACTGGACAGTACAGAGGAGAGTTGTGCACCTCCAGTATGTGTGTAGAAAATTAAATCAAACCCATACAAGCTTTgttatattcatttttttatttagctttatttaatttgtacagaggttacagtacagtaaattcaTTCAATATCAATAAAAGCACTGCATTAGTTTGACAGTCACTTATTGTAACAAATTATGCCGCTCCAACAGATGTAGTCTTCACAGTGGGTGGTTTTAGGAAATGCACATTAATGGTTAATCAGTTCATCAGCTGCAGGTGACGTCCCGAAAGGAATCTGATCCAGGTCCGTTCCAGTGTCAGCTACCCTATTTAAGATTAAAGGAGCATCGTGCGCATAAGACCTGCCCCAGGACAGCTCAGGCCAGTTTGGATCTAGATGATTTACAGCTTCTTCACCCACTGTAACCCAAATGCTCCAATCCAATCGCACACTTGCAAACACCCTTTTCACACAGTGGTAGCAAGGAAGGCCTCATCAGAGTTGGAGCGGAATCACTTTTTTCCTGGATCACAAATAATAAGGCAAAAACAGCTCAGCCAGCTTTTCTTAGgtaatatttaaatatacaaTAACTTATTGGCAAATGGTTTCCTCCccagcacataaacacattatGCTAACCCTACCTGCGATCCATACATGTAAAGCACGGTATTTGTCAATCTACACACTCTTAGCAGGCCGTGGAAGCACCAGTTTCAGGCCGATGTCGACCACCCAGGAGGGCATGTAGGAAAGAGGAATCCACACAAACTTGGCATCCCAGCCGGCGCTGTAGCGGGTGCGTGGGTAGGCAGAAGCCAGGGCGTGCTCCATGCAGTTGGTGACTTTGCTCAGGTCGGAGTCACACACGGCATTCATGATCAGCCGCTGCACCTTGATGTCTGTGGATAGACAGTAAATTGCCAAACAAATAGAAAATTAATGTCTCAAGCAATTAAACCCCAAAGACATCACCCCAAAGTACATTAAACATAGCACTATACATAATACTGAATGATTTTTTTAATGCTAAAACACAGTTGTCAATATTCAATCTTGGATGACATCATAATATCTCAAGTACAGCCATGACAGCTTTATAAATTTactgatggattttttttttgcagaaagtATGCTCACATTTGTCGAGATATTTCTCCCCATAGCTGGCGCGGACCTCAGGGCTGAGCTGGTTCCACAGTCGGTTGAGCTCTCTCTCGATGGGGTCCAGGCTTGTCACCGCGGTCTTAAAGAAACCCGGCTCAATGATGCACACCTTGATTCCAAAGTAGTGGATGTCCCTCCTGCAATCATCaagacaagaacaacaacagataaCAAACATTACACAACTTGCTGTTTTATGCTGTCTTCATTTGGCAAGTGAGCTTTTCCCATGAAAGCCCAGAGAAGGTTGGATACCAACCCACAGAGACAGCATACCTTCCTCTTTGCCCATTTGTGTTTTCTGAACCCTTGGTAAAATGATTGCATTTCTTCACGAAATTCACAATTTTAACACAGAATTTGGATCCACAATGATTTCTCTGTGCTGTTCAGAAAAGAACAACTATACATTTTCTTCACTAAAACTTGTGGAGAGAATGAAAATCTAAGAGGGGAAAGAGTCCAGAGACTTGATTTGTTTGACCTGATCCAATCTTACCTGAGACAGTCGGAGAAGGACTCCACGCCGAACTTAGAGATGCAGTACCCGCCGCCATTAGCAGCCACTCTGCCCAGCACTGACGCCACATTCACAATGCGTCCTTTGGCCTGCTTGATGAGAGGCAGGAAGTTCATGGTCATCTCGATACAACCCATCATGTTGACCTTCAGTGTGGCGTTGAAGTCCTCAATCTTCATCCACTCAGAAGGCCCCATGGGTAGGGACCGCCCTGCGTTATTCACAATGCCCCACAGGCCTGGCAATGGAGGAATCAAATGAAGGTAAGTGATGTGGTGTAGTAGTATTCAACCTGGGCATTGACTTCAGTTCTTCACTACACCCAACGGGCCTAACCAAGGAAAATCACTAAATAAAGTGAGCAAGTAGTGTGTgcagaaaatgagaaaaaagtaATTTGGGGGAGTATGGATGCTTAAAATCATATTTGGGAGTGTCAGTGCTTAAAATCATATTTGGGAGCTTGACTAAACAGATCCAATCtcatgacccctgacctctatCCCCAACCTCCTTCTTGGTCCACTCCGCGGCCTTCTGGATGCTCTCGGTGCTGGTGATATCCAGCAGGGTGGTCTTTAGGTACGGCCCCGTTGCCCTCTTCAGGTCATCCGCCCCCTTCTCTGTGAGGCAGCCCGCTAGAACGCGGAAACCACGCCGGTCCAGCCGCTTGCACAGCAGGTTCCCGAAGCCCGTGTCACAGCCCGTCACAAAGACATACTTGTCATTGATTGTGTCCACCTCCTGGCTGTCCAGGTAGAAATAGACCGCGACCCATATGACGGCCAGCGCCGCTGCCACGTACATCCACATACCGTCCATGCTGTGGGAGGAAGTGAGAGGGCTTTTCATTTCTGAGCCTAAGCATAAAGGCTGCCTGTGCTTATGgatatttatattatttcacATTTGGGTTACTTTCTTCAGACTGTTGGCCAATAAATCCAAAAACAGAGAGATCAGTGTGAAAACACACTCTTATGATTAAGAGTTTGGTCATAAGAACCCTTTGTAATCCTTTGAGAATGTTTCTAACTAGAATTCCTTACCTCAAATATTCGTACACAAACTCCATGTTGTCCATGTTTGGTGTTGAGGTGGTGCTGTGTTGCAGGTGTGTCTGTCCAGATGcctaatacataaataaataaatggcgCACATTTAGTGACGCATCTGGCATAAAAACCCAGAAAGCAACTCTGGTGTGGAACTAGCCCTGATCCGGCACCGAATGAGCTCCGGGTCAAAGCCCCCTTCAGGTCCAAAGTCAGTACTTGTTGTAGTAGTTGTATGTTGCAGAGTATCACAACAATTCATCCAAGTTAGCCACATGACCCGAAACTATGCAGCCTCTCACACCTGATTTCCCCTTTAGTTCATTGGTTTCTCTGGGGATTATGCAGATGCAATTACAGTTTAATTaatgaatttaaaataattctcCTGTCTGTTTATACTAATGAGTcaatgcctatgtgtgtgttagagagagggaggaagagagggagtgtgtgtgcgagtgtttgcgtgtgtgtgatgatgatgatgatgattatgtaGTCACAGGGCAAAAACGTGAATGAGACTGTGGCGTCAGAGGCACGTGAGAACCTTTGGACTAAGGGTCTTAGCAAACAAAGAAGGCCATTGGAAGGAGAGCGGAGAACCAGGGGGGAATGCCCTGATCGCTTTCCAGTGAAAATCCAATGCCATCCACCCACAGCCACGTAAGCCTCTAACAGACCAAAACCTATTAGCTGTTTCAGGCAGTGGAGGGTGGAAAAGGGCTCTTTTGGCAAAAAAAGCATTCAGGATTCCCTTCCTCAGAATTAGCTCTGCTGGTCACGAGGCCTGTACTGGGAGAGATGCTGTACGTTCCTCCATCAACAGCTGTGGCCCACATCCAGACCAGTTACTGAGCTACTGTCTAGGTCTTCCGTCATTATTCTGCTGTTCTCATAACTTCCTAAAACAATGTCAATGACTGTGCGGTATATGAATATCCGGCTCATGATCTGGTTTCTAAATTATCCCATTACTGTGTTCAAACATGTAAAGATGAAGATATGTTAAACCAGATTTTCGCTCTTTCTCCTGTTTCATGTAAATGTCATATCCCGAACATGATCAATGCAGAGATATGCATCATTGGCAGGTTATTTGTGtccatgtaaacacactcactcatcattGCATTTGGCATTAGTTGAGGTAAGGGGGCCTAAGTCCCAGTAGAACAGTGTTATATTCCACTTAGCTGTGGCCCTGACACAATGTGAAGTAAGACGCAAAGGATGGGGGGAGACCAGTAAAACAGCTGAAGTTTTGCTGTCAATGATTAAAGATGGAGCTGCTATGTAATGATACACAATGCAATGCAGCTCCAAACTCAGTATTACCCATGTAATGATAAACAATGCATTTAACTCAGTATCACCTATGAAGCAACAGAGTCTAAAATAGTGAACAAACCACATTTCATGTAGGAAGTAAATAGTGTATGAAAAAGCTGAAATTGAACCAACAACTTATGAACCACTGGGAACACTCTATTAAACCAAACTTAAAAAACATTGTTAATGAGATGTCAATATATATTCATTACTCTTAAAAGTATCTGTAGCTCTTGACAGAACATAGAACATATGAGAcgttaatatatatacattactCTTAAAAGTATCTGTAGCTCTTGACAGAACATAGAACATATGAGACGTTAAGATATATACATTACTCTTAAAAGTATCTGTAGCTCTTCACAGAACATAGAACATATAAGATGttaaaatgtatacattataCTATTACACTTAAAAGTATCTGTAGCTCTTCGCAGAGCATATAACGCATGTGTTAAATGTAAAGGTGACGAGTACCTGTTCCCTTCTCTGCAGCCGCTGCTCTCCGTGGCCCTCACCTCCTCACGCTCACACTGTGGCCCTTGGCTGTCTGAGTGAGCCTGTGAGAGTACAGCATTGCTGGGAAGAAAGCTTTATCCTTTCACTTGATCCTTTAAGACAGGTCCACAATTCGTAATCTgcaatctgtttgtgtgtgtgtgtgtgtgtgtgtgtgtgtgtgtgtgtgtgtgtgtgtgtgtgtgtgtgtgtgtgtgtgtgtgtgtgtgtgtgtgtgtgcgtgtgtttgtgtgtgtgagagagagagggaaaacccTCTGTGTCCATTTACAGTGCATGACTCTGAATTACGAAACAGTATTACACGCCATTTTTTCAAGAAAATGCATAAAACACATTTCTTACATTTTGTGTTATATAGTGAGTGCAATGTCACACTGACGACAGACAACTTGAAGGAACAGGAAATCATGACAGTTTTGTACCAGTACGCAAATGTATTTGCTTTGTGAAGTCCTCAGGATATGGACTTTCCTGCCTTATTTGTAAGCTGTAAAAAAAAGTCCAATACTAATGCTTCCTTACTGATCGGTATTGATCTCATGATGGTCTCCGTCTACTTCTAAACTTTCTCAAGCCAAAAGCGTGCTGGTCAGCAATAggatacacacactgatgctatTGCGTAAAGACCATTAAATTCTCTATAGATATGCAAGTTTACCCGAGAAAGCAGCTGACCGTGGGAAGAGTCTGGGCTGGCGCTGATCCGGCCCAGATCCGGCAGACGTAgctgggagaaacacacacagaacttcaTGGTTGTAAGTATAGTTCAGTGGGAAAACTCAAAAGGAGTAGACAGCAATGCCACTACAGGTGTCTCCGACAGGGCATATCAGTACACATTGCAATTACATTAGGCATAATCTTTTCACCCCCTGGACAGTATTTGCCCTGTATGGCCACAGGAGTTAATGGATGTTTCTGAGCATGATTCCCAGTACAAATAGCACGCAGTTTAGATCATTTGGACCAAAGAGTCTCCGTGGTTTCAGAACTTAGATAGATTTGTGGATAGATACTCTGACCAGTCACAGAACAATGTCTGTGTTATGCTGGCAGTATTGTTGGTAAGTAGTGGATGTGTGAAACATTCTTACCAAACATGAACTTTGGCAGAGGCTGAGTGAGAGGCAAGCGAGCTGCCATGTGCTGGGTGATGTAACTTCTCATCTCTTTACAGTACACAGTAGTGTACAGTACGGCTGCCGTAGATGGAGGTGGCGCTGAAATGCTTTGGCTCCACACAAAACTCGTACAGGGACATTTGGTACTCGCTAGACGTCTTGCGCCTAGACAAATAAACATGCTTTATGTAAGCGTGGTCTAATAATCAGATCATAAAGAACTGATTCAAGTCTGTTTATCAATTAATTCAGGTGAAAAAAGTTAAACTCTTTCTAAATGATGAAAATTAACTACTTAttagtgtgtgaatgtctgtgtgtgtgtgtgtgtgtgtgtgtttgtgagagtgagagtgagagtgagagagagagtgtgtgtgtgtgtgtgtgtgtgtgattaactacGTAGTAGCACGGCTCCTCACAGAAAGGGCTCCCGAAGCATGAGACAAAGTAGGAACCTAATAATCCTATTTCCCTGTGGCAGATCCCATTGTTCCATAAGTGATTGAACAAAGGCTGATCCTAATCCTAATTGAAAGTCACTCCTTATCTCTTATCCTTATCTTACTATATAATTCAGTATGCAGTCCACTAGTACGCAACCTTCCCACGGTTGTAATTAAGCACTGAATATTCATCTATATTCTAGCTATACTAACAACgttgtgtatgtgagacaaCAGAGTGGGCGCCTCAGTGACCCAGTGAAGGTTACCAGTTCCTCTGACACTAAAAGCTTAACCCTTGAGCAAACATCAGTTCAGAAGTGGTTTAAGAGGACAGCTACAGAAGTCTATAGTCCATTTgatccattccattccattctattccaatCCATTCCATTGGTTCCGTTTGTATCTTTTCA
It encodes the following:
- the LOC122131890 gene encoding glutaminase kidney isoform, mitochondrial-like, which codes for MNKRRYSGTSYRRKHYGNGFSEMHIHNEKRTGLFSALEDMLFYTITQGEEKISISQFISALRSTGLLITDPRLKDCMEKLHLTVRDSITEVMMDKELFRKCVGGNIMLLSQAFQKKFIIPEFEAFVSKINEIYTKVHAEQKGHVADYIPHLAKFNPELWGVSLCTVDGQRHSVGDTKMPFCLQSCVKPLEYAIAVHEAGSEVVHRYVGKEPSGFKFNNLSLDEDDKPHNPMVNAGAIVISSLIKPGTNKAEKFDYVMEFVKKMAGQEYVGFSNATFQSEKETGDRNFAIGYYMKEKRCFPHGAEMIDALDFYFQLCSIEVTCESGSVMGATLANGGICPITGERVLSAEAVRNTLSLMHSCGMYDFSGEFAFH
- the rdh5 gene encoding retinol dehydrogenase 5, with the protein product MDNMEFVYEYLSMDGMWMYVAAALAVIWVAVYFYLDSQEVDTINDKYVFVTGCDTGFGNLLCKRLDRRGFRVLAGCLTEKGADDLKRATGPYLKTTLLDITSTESIQKAAEWTKKEVGDRGLWGIVNNAGRSLPMGPSEWMKIEDFNATLKVNMMGCIEMTMNFLPLIKQAKGRIVNVASVLGRVAANGGGYCISKFGVESFSDCLRRDIHYFGIKVCIIEPGFFKTAVTSLDPIERELNRLWNQLSPEVRASYGEKYLDKYIKVQRLIMNAVCDSDLSKVTNCMEHALASAYPRTRYSAGWDAKFVWIPLSYMPSWVVDIGLKLVLPRPAKSV